From a single Oncorhynchus tshawytscha isolate Ot180627B linkage group LG33, Otsh_v2.0, whole genome shotgun sequence genomic region:
- the LOC112231216 gene encoding protein shisa-2-like isoform X2 — protein MRTVRFAVGAFISLIFQVGMTQQRTNGEYCHSWKDAQSNWRGGFHCPEGHDQREAAICCGTCELRYCCALIGARLDQGNCNNHEQVLQPGTSDDEKDAKSAVPVYVPFVIVGSVFLAFIFLGSMVAMGVCLSRKQEISQSPDGAAGPQGGSGEQQQEAVPMTVSTGTSCGSTSSLYPPNPSQACPTGSTRVHQTLKRQETPTSPQPSMVQPFTMHPTMVFSSLVHPSMLHHSIMHPYMAQMPTLYTSQGESRHLPSPCPPSSYTSTKPRHTEVII, from the exons ATGAGGACCGTGCGTTTTGCTGTTGGGGCTTTTATCAGTCTGATTTTCCAAGTGGGCATGACACAACAGAGGACGAATGGTGAATATTGCCATAGTTGGAAGGACGCGCAATCTAACTGGCGAGGGGGTTTCCATTGTCCGGAGGGCCACGATCAAAGAGAAGCGGCGATCTGTTGTGGAACGTGTGAGCTGCGCTACTGTTGCGCGCTCATAGGAGCAAGACTGGATCAGGGTAACTGCAACAACCACGAGCAAGTTCTACAGCCTGGCACGTCTGATGACGAGAAAGATGCCAAGAGTGCAG tACCTGTCTATGTCCCCTTTGTGATCGTGGGCTCTGTTTTTCTGGCCTTTATCTTTCTGGGCTCCATGGTGGCTATGGGTGTCTGTCTGAGTCGTAAACAGGAGATCTCCCAAAGCCCAGACGGTGCTGCTGGGCCCCAGGGTGGGAGTGgagagcagcagcaggaggctgTACCCATGACTGTGAGTACAGGGACGTCCTGTGGTtccacctcatctctctaccctcccaATCCCAGCCAAGCCTGTCCAACTGGATCCACACGTGTCCACCAAACCTTAAAGAGGCAGGAAACTCCCACCAGCCCACAACCCTCCATGGTCCAACCTTTTACCATGCACCCCACCATGGTGTTTTCCAGCCTGGTTCACCCCTCCATGCTTCATCATTCCATAATGCATCCTTATATGGCTCAAATGCCTACTCTGTATACCTCACAAGGGGAAAGCCGTCATCTCCCATCTCCCTGCCCTCCATCCAGCTATACCAGCACTAAACCCAGGCACACTGAAGTGATCATATAA
- the LOC112231216 gene encoding protein shisa-2-like isoform X1, which translates to MLYVIYNLLGFISRLFFCNNKKYRHGIRLFSWNGMRTVRFAVGAFISLIFQVGMTQQRTNGEYCHSWKDAQSNWRGGFHCPEGHDQREAAICCGTCELRYCCALIGARLDQGNCNNHEQVLQPGTSDDEKDAKSAVPVYVPFVIVGSVFLAFIFLGSMVAMGVCLSRKQEISQSPDGAAGPQGGSGEQQQEAVPMTVSTGTSCGSTSSLYPPNPSQACPTGSTRVHQTLKRQETPTSPQPSMVQPFTMHPTMVFSSLVHPSMLHHSIMHPYMAQMPTLYTSQGESRHLPSPCPPSSYTSTKPRHTEVII; encoded by the exons atgttatatgttatttatAATCTTTTAGGATTTATTTCCAGGTTATTCTTTTGTAATAACAAGAAATACCGACACGGGATTCGTCTCTTCAGTTGGAACGGGATGAGGACCGTGCGTTTTGCTGTTGGGGCTTTTATCAGTCTGATTTTCCAAGTGGGCATGACACAACAGAGGACGAATGGTGAATATTGCCATAGTTGGAAGGACGCGCAATCTAACTGGCGAGGGGGTTTCCATTGTCCGGAGGGCCACGATCAAAGAGAAGCGGCGATCTGTTGTGGAACGTGTGAGCTGCGCTACTGTTGCGCGCTCATAGGAGCAAGACTGGATCAGGGTAACTGCAACAACCACGAGCAAGTTCTACAGCCTGGCACGTCTGATGACGAGAAAGATGCCAAGAGTGCAG tACCTGTCTATGTCCCCTTTGTGATCGTGGGCTCTGTTTTTCTGGCCTTTATCTTTCTGGGCTCCATGGTGGCTATGGGTGTCTGTCTGAGTCGTAAACAGGAGATCTCCCAAAGCCCAGACGGTGCTGCTGGGCCCCAGGGTGGGAGTGgagagcagcagcaggaggctgTACCCATGACTGTGAGTACAGGGACGTCCTGTGGTtccacctcatctctctaccctcccaATCCCAGCCAAGCCTGTCCAACTGGATCCACACGTGTCCACCAAACCTTAAAGAGGCAGGAAACTCCCACCAGCCCACAACCCTCCATGGTCCAACCTTTTACCATGCACCCCACCATGGTGTTTTCCAGCCTGGTTCACCCCTCCATGCTTCATCATTCCATAATGCATCCTTATATGGCTCAAATGCCTACTCTGTATACCTCACAAGGGGAAAGCCGTCATCTCCCATCTCCCTGCCCTCCATCCAGCTATACCAGCACTAAACCCAGGCACACTGAAGTGATCATATAA
- the LOC112231214 gene encoding wiskott-Aldrich syndrome protein family member 3-like has translation MPLVKRSIDPRHLCRGALPKGIGSELECVTNNSLSAIIRQLSSLSKHAEDVFGELFSEANTFYLRANGLQDRIDHLAVKVTQLDSTVEEVSLQDINMRKAFKSSTVQDQQVVSNSSTSNPVAEMYNTSDKPPPLSILSAYRDDHTDGMKFYTDPSYFFDLWREKMLQDTEDKRKERRRQREQKRCVDGTLQREVKKVRKARNRRHEWNMMAFDKELRPDHRHPHSLHRGASSEGSLSPESRYDLPDYPTAPGLPHATSNHTLAHPYQPADIHESVEHEYHSIGVGYRDGTLNRPHHPNPLHHSTERMNGTITLPPADYSIMEYYASSGPSPPPPPAPLIPSAQTAFGSPMVSPTPLTGCSALGDNSLSPPGPRMIPPPPGPPPPPVPPAPPQVAGLGDWKRQDTQPVTGTRSDLLSAIRMGIQLKKGQEQQEQQAKREPVGNDVATILSRRIAVDYSDSEDDSELEDNDWSD, from the exons ATGCCCCTGGTCAAGAGGAGCATAGATCCCCGGCACCTCTGCCGCGGGGCGCTGCCCAAGGGGATTGGCAGTGAGCTGGAGTGCGTCACCAACAACAGTCTGTCTGCCATCATACGTCAGCTCAGCAGTCTAA gtAAACATGCAGAGGACGTCTTTGGAGAGCTGTTTAGTGAGGCTAACACCTTTTACCTGCGTGCAAATGGTCTCCAAGACCGCATCGACCACTTGGCTGTCAAGGTCACTCAGCTGGATTCCACTGTGGAAGAGG TCTCTCTGCAGGACATCAACATGAGGAAGGCATTTAAGAGTTCCACAGTCCAGGACCAGCAGGTGGTGTCCAATAGCAGCACGTCCAACCCTGTGGCAGAGATGTACAACACCAGCGACAAGCCTCCTCCTCTCAGCATCCTCTCTGCCTACAG AGATGACCACACTGATGGGATGAAGTTCTACACAGACCCGTCCTACTTCTTTGACCTGTGGAGAGAGAAGATGCTGCAGGACACGGAGgacaagaggaaggagagaagaagacaaCGG gagcaGAAGCGATGTGTTGACGGCACACTTCAGCGTGAGGTGAAGAAGGTTCGTAAAGCCCGAAACCGCCGTCACGAGTGGAACATGATGGCGTTCGACAAAGAGCTCCGCCCAGACCATCGccaccctcactctctccaccgGGGGGCGTCGTCTGAGGGCTCCCTCTCTCCGGAGAGTAG ATATGATCTGCCAGACTACCCAACTGCTCCAGGCCTTCCCCATGCCACATCCAACCACACCCTGGCTCACCCTTACCAGCCTGCAGACATCCATGAGTCTGTAGAGCATGAGTACCACAGCATCGGAGTCGGCTACAGAGACGGGACTCTCAACCGCCCACACCACCCCAACCCTCTGCATCACTCCACTGAGAGAATGAATGGCACTATAACGCTTCCACCTGCAGACTACAG TATAATGGAGTACTATGCCAGTTCTGgaccatcacctcctcctcccccagccccTCTTATCCCATCTGCACAGACAGCATTTGGCTCTCCAATGGTGTCCCCCACCCCCCTTACTGGATGCTCAGCATTGGGGGACAATAGCCTATCTCCCCCAGGACCCCGTATGATTCCACCTCCCCCaggtcctccaccaccaccagtccCTCCCGCTCCCCCCCAAGTGGCAGGACTCGGTGATTGGAAGCGACAGGACACCCAGCCTGTCACTGGTACTCGAAGTGACCTTCTGTCAGCTATTCGCATGG GTATCCAGCTGAAGAAggggcaggagcagcaggagcagcaggccAAGCGGGAGCCTGTGGGGAACGACGTGGCCACCATCCTGTCCCGACGCATCGCAGTGGACTACAGCGACTCAGAGGACGACTCCGAACTGGAGGACAACGACTGGTCAGACTGA
- the LOC112231217 gene encoding V-type proton ATPase catalytic subunit A, translating into MDTSKLPKIRDEERESEFGYVHGVSGPVVTATAMAGAAMYELVRVGHSELVGEIIRLEGDMATIQVYEETSGVSVGDPVLRTGKPLSVELGPGIMGSIFDGIQRPLKDINDLTQSIYIPRGVNIGALNRDLKWEFTPGQSLRTGSHITGGDIYGTVFENSLIKHKLMLPPRSRGTVTYVAPPGNYDVNDVVLELEFEGLKEKFTMIQVWPVRQIRPVTEKLPANHPLLTGQRVLDALFPCVQGGTTAIPGAFGCGKTVISQSLSKYSNSDVIIYVGCGERGNEMSEVLRDFPELTMEVDGKVESIMKRTALVANTSNMPVAAREASIYTGITLSEYFRDMGYNVSMMADSTSRWAEALREISGRLAEMPADSGYPAYLGARLASFYERAGRVKCLGNPEREGSVSIVGAVSPPGGDFSDPVTSATLGIVQVFWGLDKKLAQRKHFPSVNWLISYSKYTRALDEYYDKHFPEFVPLRTKAKEILQEEEDLAEIVQLVGKASLAETDKITLEVAKLLKDDFLQQNGYTPYDRFCPFYKTVGILSNTIAFYDLARHAVETTAQSDNKITWSMIREHMGEILYRLSSMKFKDPVKEGEAKIKADYSQLLEDMQNAFRTLED; encoded by the exons atgGACACTTCCAAGCTTCCTAAGATCCGTGATGAAGAGCGGGAAAGCGAGTTTGGATATGTGCATGGAGTTTCTGGTCCAG TGGTGACGGCCACCGCCATGGCAGGAGCGGCCATGTACGAGCTGGTGCGTGTGGGTCACAGTGAGCTGGTGGGAGAGATCATCAGGCTGGAGGGAGACATGGCAACCATTCAGGTCTACGAGGAGACTT CTGGTGTGTCTGTCGGAGACCCTGTCCTTCGGACAGGAAAGCCCCTGTCTGTAGAGTTGGGTCCGGGAATCATGGGGTCCATTTTTGATGGCATCCAGCGGCCCCTCAAAGACATCAATGACCTCACTCAAAGCATTTACATCCCTAGAGGAGTCAACATTGGAGCCCTCAACCGTGACCTCAAGTGGGAGTTTACACCTGGCCAGAGTCTTAGA ACTGGCAGTCACATAACAGGTGGGGATATCTACGGCACGGTCTTTGAGAACTCGCTGATCAAACACAAGTTGATGCTGCCTCCCCGGAGCAGAGGCACTGTCACCTACGTGGCCCCACCTGGAAACTATGATGTCAAT GATGTGGTGCTGGAACTGGAGTTTGAGGGTTTGAAAGAGAAGTTTACCATGATCCAGGTCTGGCCAGTGCGACAGATTCGCCCGGTCACAGAGAAGCTACCTGCCAATCACCCCCTGCTCACTGGCCAGAGAGTGTTGGATGCCCTCTTCCC GTGTGTCCAGGGTGGTACTACTGCTATCCCAGGAGCCTTCGGTTGTGGCAAGACTGTGATCTCACAGTCCCTGTCCAAGTATTCCAACAGTGATGTCATCATCTATGTGGGCTGTGGAGAGCGTGGAAATGAGATGTCTGAAGTGTTGAGAGATTTCCCTGAG CTTACAATGGAAGTGGATGGAAAGGTTGAAAGTATCATGAAGAGAACAGCTCTAGTGGCCAATACTTCCAACATGCCTGTCGCTGCTAGAGAGGCCTCTATTTACACAG GAATCACTCTGTCTGAGTACTTCAGAGACATGGGCTACAACGTCAGCATGATGGCCGACTCCACCTCCCGGTGGGCCGAGGCTCTCAGGGAGATCTCAGGACGATTGGCTGAGATGCCTGCTG ACAGCGGGTACCCTGCCTACCTGGGAGCCAGACTGGCCTCCTTCTATGAGCGTGCTGGCAGGGTTAAGTGCCTGGgtaacccagagagagagggcagcgtCAGCATTGTTGGAGC TGTGTCTCCCCCTGGTGGAGACTTCTCTGATCCTGTTACTTCAGCTACACTGGGTATTGTACAG gTGTTCTGGGGTCTAGATAAGAAGCTGGCTCAGAGAAAGCATTTCCCCTCTGTCAACTGGCTGATCAGCTACAGCAAGTACACGCGGGCGCTGGACGAGTACTACGACAAGCACTTCCCTGAGTTTGTGCCGCTTCGCACCAAGGCCAAGGAGATcctgcaggaggaggaggatttgGCTGAGATTGTACAGCTTGTAGGAAAG GCATCTCTCGCTGAGACCGACAAGATCACATTGGAGGTTGCTAAACTACTCAAGGATGACTTCCTGCAGCAGAATGGCTATACTCCGTATGACAG GTTCTGCCCTTTCTACAAAACGGTGGGCATCCTTTCCAACACAATTGCGTTCTATGACTTGGCGCGACATGCAGTGGAGACCACGGCTCAGAGTGACAACAAGATCACCTGGTCTATGATCCGGGAGCACATGGGAGAGATCCTCTATAGACTCAGCTCTATGAAGTTCAAG GATCCAGTGAAGGAGGGCGAGGCCAAAATCAAAGCAGACTACTCTCAGCTGCTGGAGGACATGCAGAATGCCTTCCGTACCCTGGAGGACTGa